In Haliaeetus albicilla chromosome 12, bHalAlb1.1, whole genome shotgun sequence, a genomic segment contains:
- the HDC gene encoding histidine decarboxylase codes for MEPEEYRRRGKEMVDYICQYLSNVRERRVTPDVQPGYMRAQLPDSAPMDPDSWDNIFGDIEKIIMPGVVHWQSPHMHAYFPALTSWPSLLGDMLADAINCLGFTWASSPACTELEMNVMDWLAKMLGLPDKFLHHHPDSVGGGVLQSTVSESTLVALLAARKNKILEMKLSEPDTDESSLNSRLIAYASDQAHSSVEKAGLISLVKVKFLPVDENFSLRGGTLKKAIAEDRKKGLVPVFVCATLGTTGVCAFDNLSELGPICNAEGLWLHIDAAYAGTAFVCPEFRLFLDGIEYADSFTFNPSKWMMVHFDCTGFWVKDKYKLHQTFSVNPVYLRHPNSGAAVDFMHWQIPLSRRFRSLKLWFVIRSFGVKKLQAHVRHGTETAKFFESLVKSDPLFEIPAKRHLGLVVFRLKGPNWLTEKLLKELSSSGRLFLIPATIHDKFIIRFTVTSQFTTREDILQDWNIIQHTAAQIVSQNYGLHCINSGGGARMPDMIAKPGSDAISNASQLYLDGGNYKTPSRKIVVQPKLVASPSACVISQQVRGQEDPLDDCFPEDVQDVTKHKLTSFLFSYLSVQGKKKTARSLSCNSVPMTGSLEQCNPKAAATDKKESYANARILSRLPEEVMMFKKSAFKKLIKFYSVPSFPECSIQCGLQLPCCPLQAIV; via the exons ATGGAGCCTGAGGAGTACAGACGGAGAG GGAAAGAGATGGTGGATTACATTTGCCAGTACCTGAGTAATGTGAGAGAGAGACGTGTGACTCCTGATGTACAGCCAGGTTACATGAGAGCCCAGTTGCCGGATTCTGCCCCAATGGACCCAGACAGCTGGGACAACATCTTTGGAGATATAGAGAAGATTATTATGCCCGGG GTAGTCCATTGGCAAAGTCCACACATGCATGCCTACTTTCCAGCTCTTACTTCCTGGCCTTCACTTCTTGGAGATATGTTGGCTGACGCAATTAACTGCTTGGGATTCACATGg GCCTCCAGTCCAGCCTGTAcagaactggaaatgaatgTGATGGATTGGTTGGCTAAAATGCTGGGCCTTCCAGATAAATTCCTGCACCACCATCCCGACAGTGTGGGTGGAGGAGTATTACAG AGCACTGTGAGTGAATCAACCTTGGTTGCACTGCtagcagcaaggaaaaacaaaattctgGAGATGAAGCTTTCTGAGCCAGACACTGATGAGTCCTCACTCAATTCTCGCCTCATCGCTTATGCATCTGATCAA gcacatTCTTCTGTAGAAAAGGCTGGCTTGATTTCTCTTGTGAAGGTGAAATTTCTGCCTGTGGATGAGAACTTTTCCCTCAGAGGTGGAACTTTGAAGAAAGCCattgcagaagacagaaagaaaggcCTGGTGCCAGTCTTT gTTTGTGCAACTTTGGGTACAACTGGTGTCTGTGCTTTTGACAATCTCTCAGAACTGGGTCCAATTT GTAATGCTGAGGGACTCTGGCTTCATATTGATGCTGCATATGCAGGAACAGCATTTGTATGTCCTGAATTTCGATTGTTCTTGGATGGAATTGAATATGCAGATTCCTTTACTTTCAACCCTTCTAAATGGATGATGGTTCATTTTGACTGCACTGGATTTTG GGTTAAGGATAAATACAAATTACATCAAACCTTCAGTGTTAACCCTGTCTACCTCAGACATCCCAACTCAGGAGCTGCTGTTGATTTCATG CACTGGCAAATTCCACTGAGTCGTAGATTTCGTTCTTTGAAGCTGTGGTTTGTGATTCGTTCATTTGGGGTGAAAAAGCTTCAAGCTCATGTCCGACAC GGTACTGAAACAGCCAAATTCTTTGAATCCTTGGTTAAAAGTGATCCACTCTTTGAAATTCCTGCCAAGAGACATCTTGGACTGGTTGTATTTCGTCTAAAG gGTCCCAACTGGCTGACAGAAAAACTCCTGAAAGAACTAAGCAGTTCTGGCAGGCTCTTCCTTATTCCAGCAACCATTCATGACAAGTTCATCATTCGCTTTACTGTAACATCTCAGTTCACAACCAGGGAAGATATTCTGCAAGACTGGAACATCATTCAACACACTGCAGCCCAAATTGTTAGCCAGAATTATGGGTTGCACTGCATCAATTCTGGTGGTGGGGCAAGAATGCCTGATATGATAGCTAAGCCTGGTTCTGATGCCATTAGTAATGCTTCTCAGCTTTATCTAGACGGAGGAAATTACAAAACACCTTCCAGAAAAATAGTTGTTCAGCCTAAGTTAGTAGCAAGTCCCAGTGCATGTGTGATTAGTCAACAAGTGAGAGGTCAAGAGGATCCTCTAGATGACTGTTTTCCAGAAGATGTCCAAGATGTTACCAAACATAAGTTAACCTCttttttattcagttatttATCTGTTCAAGGCAAGAAAAAGACAGCACGTTCCCTTAGCTGCAACAGTGTGCCAATGACTGGTAGTCTAGAGCAATGTAAtcccaaagcagcagccactgACAAGAAGGAGTCTTATGCAAATGCCAGAATTCTTTCCAGGCTGCCTGAAGAGGTGATGATGTTCAAAAAAAGTGCCTTCAAAAAACTAATTAAGTTTTACAGTGTCCCAAGCTTTCCGGAGTGTAGCATTCAGTGTGGCCTTCAGCTGCCTTGTTGTCCTCTGCAAGCCATTGTTTAA